One Piscinibacter lacus genomic window, CGTCCTGCGCATCAATCGGGGTGCGCGCCAGGGCAAGGTTCTCGACGTCGGTGCGCGCCAGAATCAGCAGGTCGTCGATCACGACACCAAGCTGGCGGGCTGAATCTGCAATGTTGCGCAGCGAGGTCTTGTACTCATCGACCTGCTTGTCGCGCCCCCGCAGGGTGATCTCGGCCTCGCCGCGGATGGCTGTCGTCGGCGTACGAAGCTCGTGGCTGATGTCGGCAAAGAGTTGGCGCCGCCGTGCATCGATCTGCTGAAGCGCAGCCAGCGCCTGTTGCAGCTCGGCCGTGCGACCTTGCACCAGTTCCTCAAGCTGCCGGCGAGCGTCGCGCTCATCCTGCCGTCTCTGTTGCAGCTCGGCGGCCATGGCGTTGACGCGGCGGGCAAACTGACCGAACTCATCGTTGCGGTCGTCAGGAATGCGGTGACTCAGCTCACCTTGCTTGAGCGCATCCGCGCCCGTGATCAGCGCTTCCAGCGGGCGGCGCAGGGCGCGCGAAAAGTGCAGAGCCAGCGCAAAGGCGAGACCGCTGAGCGTGAGCGTGGCGCCCACCACCAGATTGCGTACCGTGCGCAGAGACGCATCAGCCTGTTCTCGCTGGCGGGCCAGGGCGGTTTCCTCGCGACTGATGACGGCCGCGAGGAGGGAGCGCAGGTCGCGCCCATCGAGTCGGTCGAAGACGGCATCCAGGTCCATCAACAGGCGGGCTGGATCGGGGCGCGCGCCGGAGGCTGGCAGGGCGTCGAGGCGCTGCGAGAGCTCATCGATGCTGCGCGTGAGCAACGTGACGGCCTCTTCCCGGAGCTGATGCTCCCGAAGCGCCAGTGAATCGGAGCCGTCCATGATTTGCGTCTCCACGGACAGCCGGGCCACCCGCTGGAGATTCGCCTTCATCGCATTGACGAGACGAGCCCGCTCAACCCCGTCGGCTTGGACGTCAAGAAGCAGCGAGCGTGAGAGCCATGCACGCAGGCGCTGCTTGTCGGCCGCCAGATTGATGAAGGCATTGTGGATGTCGCTCGCGACGCGACCGCGGATGACCTTGTCGCTGGCGACGTCAAGCGCCCACAGGCCAAGCGCCCCTTGCAGCAGCGATGCGACGGCAAGAATCGCCAATGCCTGCTGGAGGCGGGTACGAAACATCAAGACCAACTCCTCGGGACAGGTCACCAAAAAAAGAAAAGGTCCGCCGGACAGGGTCCGGCGGACAGGGCCTCAGCGGGTGACGATGTCCCGATGCATGGGTGCGAGCAAGGCCATCAGCCGATTTTGCAAGGCATAGGGCACGCCCTCTCGGTCCATTGCGGTGTAGAGCGCCTCGGCCAGGGCATTGAATTGGGCTTCCGTGATGCCCATGCCAGCGTGCGAGCTCTTCATGTCGCGGCCGGTGTACTTGCAGGGTCCCCCCGTGGCCTCGCAGACCTGCTCGACGAGCAGGGTGCGGAGGCGCGGCAGGTTGGCGCCGGCAAAGCTGGGGGCGATGCGCGGGTCGCCTCCAACCACCGTCAAAAAGGTGTCGATCACCTTGGCAATGGCGGCCTCGCCGCCGAGCTGGCTGTAAAGCGTGGGCGCAGCCGGCGCGGCGGCTTGGACAGCCGGCAGGCCCGTGCCGATCAGGCCCATCGCGAGCACCCAGGGAGCCGCGCAGCGGCACAACAGCATCATCTTGGTTTGGCGCATGTCAGTACCCAAGTTGGAAGGAGAGGTAAACGCCGCGCTGATCCCGCTGATTGAGCGGGCTGGCCGCGGTGCCGGAAAGGATCGGTCCGACGTCGGCATAGGCCAAGGTGACCGAGGTGTGCTTGTTGGGCGCCCAAGCTGCGAAGAGGCTGTAGGCGGAATCCTCGCGGTCCACGCCCAGGTTGCGGGGCTTGGTGCGGTACTCAGCGCCCACCGCCAAGTCGCGGCGAAGCAGCCAGGCAACCGCTCCCTCGAACTCGGGCTTGTGGGAATCGCCCAGATCGCCCCCGAAACCAGCCAGGCCGTACTGGTTGGCGCGGGTGAAGCGCACGGTGCCATTCAGCAGCAGGCTCTTGTCGAGCAGCAGCTTGCTGGCCGCAACGTAGAGGTCGGTGTCCGAGTTGCGGCGGGCGCCAATATCGCGCGCGTCGTCGAGCGCACCCAGGCCCTGGATGCCGCGATTGCGCTTGTGCTGCAAGCCCACCGAGATCTGGGGCCATGGCTTGTCTTGGTCGAGGATCGCGTCGCCGAAGACGCGCAGCTTCACGCCGACACTGTCAAGCTCGATGCGCGCGCCTTCCAGGGCGCCACCGTTCTCGTCCAGGCGAAGCCGCGCGTAGCTCAGCTCAACCCGGTTGCCAAAGGACACGCTGAGGCCCGGGCTGCTCAGGCGGTAGTCCTGGGTGAAGAGGCTCGTGTGTCGAGCCTGGACGCTGTAGCTGTCCCGGGTGCCGTAGCCGCCAATCAGCGCCCAGGTGCTCAAGCCGCCGCCCGCTGCGCCATCGAGAGCGCTGACGCCGCCGGTCAACAAGAGCCGCCCCTGGTCCGGTGGCGTGAAGGCCGCAGCCGGAAGGGCTGCACCGAGGGCCAGGCAGCCCCCGATCGCAAGGGAAAGAATCGAATGGTTCATGGCTTGGACTTTGAGGAGGAGGCCAAGCGCCGCCAGAGGTCGGACCTGCACCCCGGGCAAGCGCGGGGGGGGGGTCAGGACGACCGGTACCTCCGGCCACAGGGGGCCGACCGACCGCTCAGGCTCAGGGGCATAGGGAAGTTCATCGAAGATCCCGAGGTGGAGGACAAACCGACGCAGCCGCTGCCGCGCCGGGGCCGAGCCAAACGCTTGCATGCGTATGACCCGTGTCCTCTACTCTCCCGCGGTGGCCTGAACCCACCGGGTCAGGAAAATGAAAGCGGCAACCCTGAGGGATGAATCAGGGATGAAAGCCCGAGCGCGTCTCGGGGCGCCTCCCGGCGCCGCTTGACACGCCTGGCCTCAGAGCACCGGCGACAGCGCGCGGCGCGCTGCGTCCTCGTCCAGGGCATTGCGGCGCGACCAGTCGGCAAGCTGGTCCTCGCCGACCTTGCCGACATTGAAGTAGGCCGCCTCGGGATGGGCGATGTAGAAGCCGCTGACCGCCGAGGCCGGCGTCATGGCCAGGTGCTCGGTCAGGCCCATGCCGATGTCCTGCGCGGCCAGCAGCTCGAACATCGCCCGCTTGACGGTGTGGTCCGGGCAGGCCGGGTAGCCGGGTGCGGGGCGGATGCCCTGGTATTGCTCGGCGATCAGGGCCTCGTTGCTGAGCTGCTCGCCCGCGGCATAGCCCCAGAACTCGGTGCGCACGCGCTGGTGCAGGCGCTCTGCGAAAGCTTCTGCCAGGCGGTCGGCGAGGGCCTTGATCATGATCGCGCTGTAGTCGTCATGGTCGGCCTCGAAGGCGCGGGCCTTGGCGTCGGCCCCGAAGATGCCGACGGCGAACATGCCCGCGTAGTCCTTGGCCGCGCCGGCCGGCGCGACGAAGTCCGACAGGCAGCGGTTGGGCCGCGCGACGCCGTCGACCACCGGCCGCTCGCTCTGCATGCGCAGGCCGTGCCAGACCAGCACCGGCTCGGCGCGCGCCTCGTCGGCATAGAAAGCGATGTCATCGTCCTCGACCTGCTGGGCCGCATACAGACCGACCACGCCGTGGGCTTGCAGCCAGCGACCATCGATGGCGCGCTTGAGCATGCGCTTGCCGTCGCTGAAGACGCGCTGCGCCTCGGCGCCGACGATCTCGTCCTTGAGGATGGCCGGGAAGGGCCCGGCCAGGTCCCAGGTCTGGAAGAAGGGGCCCCAGTCGATGCAGGCGGCCAGCTCGTTCAGGTCGACATTGCGGAAGACGCGGCGGCCTAGGAAGCTCGGCACCGTCGGCTGCCAGGCCGACCAGTCGATCGGCGTCTTGTTGGCCCGCGCCTGGGCCAGTGTCACCATCGGCGTGGCCTTCTTGTTGGCATGCTGCTCGCGCACCTTGTCGTAGTCGCGGTGCAGCTCGGCGATGTAGGCCTTGGCGCGCTCATCGCTCAGCAGCTCGGCGCAGACGCCCACGCTGCGCGAGGCATCGGGCACGTAGACCACCGGGCCGGTGTACTTGGGCGCGATCTTCACCGCGGTGTGCACGCGGCTGCAGGTCGCGCCGCCGATCAGCAGCGGCGTGCCGCGCGTGCGGAACCAGTCGTCGCGCTCCATCTCGGCGGCCACATGCTGCATTTCCTCCAGGCTGGGCGTGATCAGGCCGGACAGGCCGATGATGTCCGCGCCCTCTTCCTTGGCCTTCTTGAGGATGTCCTGGCAGGGGACCATGACCCCCATGTTCACGACCTCGAAGTTGTTGCACTGCAAGACCACCGTGACGATGTTCTTGCCGATGTCGTGCACATCGCCCTTGACGGTGGCGATGACGATCTTGCCCTTGGGCTTGGCCTCGCCACCGGCATCGATCAGGGCCTTCTTCTCGGCCTCGATGTAGGGCAGCAAATGGGCCACCGCCTGCTTCATCACCCGCGCGCTCTTGACCACCTGCGGCAGGAACATCTTGCCCTGGCCGAAGAGGTCGCCGACCACATTCATGCCGGCCATCAGCGGGCCTTCGATCACGTGCAGCGGCCGGCCGCCGCCGGCGGCGATCTGCTGCCACATCGTCTCGGTGTCCTCGACGATGAACTCGTTGATGCCGTGCACCAGGGCGTGGGAGAGGCGCTCCTCGATCGGCAGCGCACGCCAGGCATTGCGGGCGCTGTCGTCCTTGCCGGCGCTCTTGGCGCGGTCGGCGATCTCGATCAGGCGCTCGCCCGCATCCTTGCGCCGGTTGAGCACCACGTCCTCCACCCGCTCGCGCAGCTCGGCATCGAGGTCGTCGTAGACGCCGACCATGCCGGCATTGACGATGCCCATGTCCATGCCGGCCTGGATCGCGTGGTACAGGAAGACGGTGTGGATGGCCTCGCGCACCGGGTCGTTGCCGCGGAAGCTGAAACTCACATTCGACACGCCGCCGCTCACCTTCGCACCCGGCAGGTTCTGCTTGATCCAGCGGGTGGCGTTGATGAAGTCGACCGCGTAGTTGTCGTGCTCCTCGATGCCGGTGGCGATGGCGAAGATGTTGGGGTCGAAGACGATGTCCTCGGGCGGGAAGCCGACCTCGTCGACCAGGATGCGGTAGGCCCGGGCGCAGATCTCGGTCTTGCGCGCGAAGGTGTCGGCCTGGCCCTGCTCGTCGAAGGCCATCACCACGGTGGCCGCGCCGTAGCGCTTGACCAGGGTGGCCTGGCGCTTGAACTCGGCCTCGCCCTCCTTCAGGCTGATCGAGTTGACGATGCCCTTGCCCTGGATGCAGCGCAGGCCGGCCTCGATCACGCTCCACTTGGAGCTGTCGATCATGATCGGCACCTTGGCGATCTCGGGCTCGCCGGCGATCAGGTTCAGGAAGCGCACCATGGCGGCCTGGCTGTCCAGCATGGCCTCGTCCATGTTGATGTCGATGACCTGGGCGCCGTTCTCCACCTGCTGGCGGGCGACAGCCAGGGCATCTTCGTAGCGACCCTCCAGGATCATCCGGGCAAAGGCCTTGGAGCCGGTCACATTGGTGCGCTCGCCGATGTTGACGAAGAGCGCGCCGCGGTCGAGGGCCACCGGCTCCAGGCCGGACAGGCGCATCGGGGGGACGGAAGGGGTCTGCACGGCGTCGGACATGGCGGGCTGCGGCGGGTCACGATCGAAAGCTGCAGCGGGGGCCGGCTCACCCGGCGCGCCCGTGCAGGCGGGGGTGAGCGCCGTTGTCTTCTGGGAGCCGCCGCCCCGGGCGGGAACGGCCGATCACCACGGCCCCGAGCCTGGCCACACCCCCGGTAGATGCCGGGCGGGGCGCGGTCGCAGCGCTCCTCGGGACGGGCCGGATTCTATCGATCCGCGTGCCGTGCTAGCTGACTGCCGACAAGGGCGCTTGCCCGCATCGCGCGCCCGGGGTGCAATCGGGCCATGCCGAAGCTGCCCCACCCTCCCGCCCGATCCGTCCGATCCACCCGAGCGCCGGCCCGCGAAGCCAGGCGCCGCCTCGCGCTGGCCGCCCTGGGCCTGCTGCTGGCGTCCTGTGCGATCCCGCCGGAGCGCCCGGCACCGCGTGGCTCGACCAGCGAGCGCGAGCGCGAACGGCGCGGCGGCCTCTCGCCCGCCCTCGCCGCCCAGCGGCGGCGCCTGGTCGACGTGCTGGCCGCCACGCCGGTGACGGTGGAAACGGTGGGGCGCGAGCTGCGCCTGCGCGTGCCCGAGCGCTTTGCCCATGCAAGCGGCCAGGCGGCCGCGCTGCGGCCCCTGGAGGCGGTGCTGGAGCAGGTCGCCATCGGCTTCAAGCCGTATGCGGCGCACTGCGAGATCGGCCTGCGGCCCCTGGTCGACCCGGGCCTGCAAGGGATGGCCGCCGCCGCCCAGGCCGCCCAGCGCGGCGCCACCCTGCGCGAGCCGCTGTTGCGGCGCGGCGTCGAGGCCAGTCGCCTCCGCATGCTGCCCCCCACCGACGGGACGTCGGTGGAAATCATCCTGCGCGACAGGCCCTGAGCGCGCCCGGCGCGGGCCGGGGCGCTTCCGCCCCGGCCGCCAGACTCAGGCCTCTTCGCGCAGGCTGCTGAGCCAGCCGCTGCGCAAGGCGCGCGGCCGGTAGGCGCTCACGCGCTTGGCAATCTCGGCGATGTGCTCGGGCGTGGTGCCGCAGCAGCCGCCGGCGATGTTGAGGAAGCCCGCCTGCGCGAAGCCCTCGACCATGCGGCCCGTGACTTCCGGCGTCTCGTCGAAGCCGGTGTCGCTCATCGGGTTGGGCAGGCCGGCGTTCGGGTAGCAGGACAAGTAGACATCGGGCGCCGCCTTGTGCAGCTCCTCGATGTAGGGCCGCATCAGCGCGGCGCCCAGGGCGCAGTTCAGGCCGATGGCGATGGGGTGGGCATGACGCACCGAATGCCAGAAGGCCGTCACCGTCTGGCCGCTGAGGATGCGGCCCGAGGCATCGGTCACCGTGCCGCTGATGATGATGGGCAGGCGCTCGCCGGTGGCCTCGAACAATTCGTCGATCGCGAAGATCGCGGCCTTGGCATTCAGCGTGTCGAAGATGGTCTCGACCAGGAAGACATCGGCCCCGCCTTCCAGCAGGGCCTCGCCCTGCTCGTAATAAGCCGCGCGCAGGGTCTCGAAGTCGACATTGCGCGCGCCCGGATCGTTCACGTCCGGGCTGATGCTGGCGGTCTTGGGCGTCGGGCCGAAGGCGCCGGCCACGAAGCGCGGCTTGTCCGGCGTGCTGAACTTGTCGCAGGCGGCGCGGGCCAGGCGGGCACCGGCCACGTTCATCTCGCGGGCGACCGAGGCCAGGTCGTAGTCCTCCTGGGCGACGGTGGTCGCGCCGAAGGTGTTGGTCTCGATCAGGTCCGCCCCGGCGGCCAGGTAGCCCTCATGGATGGCCGAGATCACATCGGGCCGGGTGAAGACCAGCAGCTCGTTGTTGCCCTTCAGGTCCCGGGGATGGTCCTTGAAGCGCTCGCCGCGGTAGTCGGCCTCGCCCAGCTTGTAGCGCTGGATCATGGTGCCCATCGCACCATCGAGGATGACGATGCGCTTGGCCATCTGCTCGGCCAGCGCGGCCCCGCGGGTGTAGGGGCGGCGTTCGATGGGGAGGGGGGTGGGCATGTCCATGCGACGATTGTAGAAAGCCCGCCCGGGTCAACCCTGAGTCTTTCCCCCCTCGTGGAAAGGTCAGTGCTGGACCAGGGGCTGGCTGGGCAGGTGGCTGTAGCCGGCCAGGTAGGCCTCGATGGCCTCTTCGTCAGGTTCGGAGGCGGCCAGGGCCAGCGCGCCTTCGCGGAAGCTTTCGGCCAGGGCGCCCTCCAGAAAGAGGTCGCGGCCGGCCGTCTTGTCGAGGATCTCGAAGCTGCCGCGCTGCAAGCCGGCCGGCAGCGGCCGGCCCTGCGCGTCGCGCTGCGGCGTGCCGGCGGGCAGGTCGAGCGAGAGCACCACGTAGCGGTCGGACTGGTAGAGCACCTGCATGGAATCTCCTGCGGCACCGGGAGGGCGCCTTGTGAACACCGGCTTCAGATGCGACCGGCCTTGCAGGATTCAAGCCCGAGCCCGAGCCCGGCCCGATCCAGGGCCGCCGGGCCGCCGGATCAGGGGGTGGGCGCGGCCGGCGCCTCGCCGGTCTTGCGCAGCAGGTCCAGCGGCTCGCCGCGGCCGTCGCTCAGGCGGATGCGGATCGGCAGGTGGCCGTGGGCCGGGTCCAGCCAGAGCTCGGCCCGGGTGTCGTGCTCGCCGTCCGGCTCGCGCAGCAGCTTGAGGGCGCGCACGGTCTCGCCGCCGACCAGGCGCAGCTTCTCCTCGCCGATCACGCGCAGATGCCATTCAGCCAGGTCGCCGCGCGCGCCGACCACATGGAGCACGAAGGGTGACTCGGGCGGCTGCGTCCACGCGGCGGCCAGGGCGGCGATCTGCACCATCACGCTGAGTCGGTCCTGGCTGCCAGGCGGCAGGCTGTGCACCGTCGGGGGGCCGGAGAAGCTGACCTGCAGCGGCTGGCCGGCCTCGCGCCGGAAGTTGGCGGCCTGCTCGGGGCGGCGCAGCCGGCGGTCGGTGAAGCGCAGCGGCGCCAGGCCGGCGGCGTCGAAGCCGCCGCGGCTGACCTGGGTCAGCACGGTGCCGATCAGCGGCAGCTCGCCGCGCAGCGCCAGGGTGTAGCCCTGGGGGCCGGGCGCCCAGTCCAGGCTGCCCTCGCCGACCAGGCCGCCGCGGCTGAGCCGGTAGCTCCAGCGGGTGGGCGGCGGGATGCGGGTGGGCGGCAGCGGCGCGAGGGCATCGCGAACCGGCGCCGCCGCGGCCGGCCGCTCGCCGGCTTCGGCGGCCGGTGCCGCGGGCGCAAGCGGCGTCGCTGCCGGCACGGGCTGCGCCGCGGGTGGCGGCGGGTCCGCCGGTCGCGGCGGTCGCGGGCGGGTCGGCGGCTTGGCGACCGGTATCGATGCGGGCGGGGCGGCCGGCCGCGGGGCGCTTGCGGCAGCCGGCGCGGCGTCCTGCCCCGGCGCCGCAGGGGCTGGCGGCTCGGGGTCCACGGGGGCCGGCGGCTCGGGCGCCGCAGCGGGCGGCGGCGCAGGCGCTTGCGGCGGGGCCGTCTGCACGCTCAGCACGGCGGGCGGCGGCGCTGCGGGGGGCGGCGGCCCGTCCGGCGTCGCGCAATGACGAAGCAGCAGCAGGTGCAGGCCCAGCACGGCCAGGGCCAGCAGCAGCAGGCGGGGGCGGAGAAAGCGCGAACGCATGCGCCCAGTATCCGCGCGGCCCCCTGCCTACACTGGGGCGACCCGCCTGCCTGCCCCGTACCGCCCGCCTCCGGCCATGCCCTCGACCCTGAAGATCGCCACCGTCTGGTTGCTGCTGGGCCTGGCCGTCTTCCTCGGCTTCCAGGCCCTGGAGCGCGAGCGCAGCCGGCCCGCGCTGCGCATCGAGACCGACGGCGCGATCACCCTGCACCGTGCCGCCGACGGCCACTACCACTGGCCCGGCAGCGTCAATGGCCAGCCGGTGGACTTCCTGGTCGACACCGGCGCCAGCCGCAGCGCGCTGCCCCAGGCCCTGGCCCAGGCGGCCGGCCTGAAGGCCCTGGGCATCGTGCATTCCGACACCGCCGGCGGTCGCGCCCAGGGCTGGCAGGCGCGCGCCCAGCTCGCGCTGGAAGGCGGGCTGCGCGCCGAGGACTGGCCGGTCACCGTGCTGCCGGCCCTGCAGACGCCGCTGCTCGGCATGGACCTGCTCGGCCGCATGGACTGGCAGCAAAGCGGCGACACCCTGACGCTGCGCCCGCGCTGAAGCACCGGCGCCGCGCCGCCGCCCGCTGGGCACAATGCCCCGCAACCCTTCCCCGACCCAGGAGCGCCCGATGGCCAGCCCCGCCCCCGACTTCAGCACCATGGTCCCCGGCTTCGACTTCCTGCAGACCCTGATGAAGGGCGCCAGCTCGGCCCTGCCCGGCGTCGGCCAATGGGTCGCGCCGACGCTTGATCCGCAGGAGCTGGAAAAGCGCATCGACGAACTGCGCACCGTGCAGTTCTGGCTGGAACAGAACGCGCGCCTGATCGGCACGACCATCCAGGCGCTGGAGGTGCAGCGCATGACGCTGACCACCCTCAAGACCATGAATGTGCAGGTGGCCGACCTGCGCGAGGCGCTGCGGATCAAGCCCCTCACGCCGCCCGCCCCGGCGCCTGCTGCGGCGGCCGAAGCCGCGCCCCCCGCCGAGGAGGCTCCGGCCCCGCCGCGCCTCATCGACCCGACCCAGTGGTGGTCGGCCCTGACCCAGCAGTTCACCGAGATCGCCACCCAGGCCGTGAAGGATGCGGCGGTCGATCCGGCCAAGCTGATGCAGCAGGGCCTGGACGCCGCGCAGAGCCTGCAAGCCGGCCTGGCCCCGGTGCGCGAAGCGGCCGAAGCCGCCGTGCGCAGCGCCAGCGCGCGGCCGGCCGCCGACCGCGCCGAGGGCGGCAGCGACGATGCCGCGCCGCCCGCCAAGCCGGCCCGCAAGGCCGCGGCCAAGCGCAGCCCCGCCGCCAGCGCCAGCCCGACCCGCCGCCGGTGAAAGCCGCCCGTCTGCCACCCGCCGCGCCGGTCTTCGCCGAAGCGCATGCCAGCCACCCCGACGCCTCGATGGCCCTGGGCCTGGCCCTGGCCCAGCTCGAAGCGCATGCGCCGGCCGCCCCCACCCTGGGCTGGTGCTACCTGAGCGAGGCCCATGCCGGCCAGGCCGAGGCGCTGCTGGCCGCCCTGGGCCGGCAGTGGCCGGGCGTGGCCTGGGTCGGCGCGACCGGCCTGGGCGTCTGCGCCGGCGGCGTCGAGTATTTCGAGGAGCCGGCCGTGGTGCTGATGCTCTGCGACCTGCCGCGCGCGCACTTCCGCGTCTTTTCCGGCCGCCAGCCGCTGCCGCCGGCCGAGCTCTTCCCGGCCCATGTCGCCCAGGTCCATGCCGACCCGGCCACGCCGGACCTGGACGAGCTGATCGAGGAACTGAGCCAGCGCATGGCCAGCGGCTATGTCTTCGGCGGCCTGGCCTCGGCGCGCAGCCGGGCACTGAGCTTTGCCGACGGCGTCTGCGTCGGCGGCCTGTCGGGCGTGGCCTTCGACGCCGAGATCGCCCTGGTCTCGCGCGTCAGCCAGGGTTGCCAGCCGATCGGGCCGGCCCACCGCATCGACGCGGCCGAGAAGCAGATCGTCCAGCGCCTGGACGGCGAACCCGCCTTCGACGTGCTGCTGCGCGAGCTGGGCCTGAGCGAGGACCGCCCGCGCGAGATGCTGGTCGAGCTGCGCCAGACCCTGGTGGCCCTGGGTGAGGCCGAAGGCGGCCCGCGCCGCGGCGGCAGCTTCGGGCCCGAGGAGCGGGTGCGCCACCTGATCGGCCTGGACCCGGGGCGGCGCGCGATCGCGGTGGCC contains:
- a CDS encoding BTH_I0359 family protein, which gives rise to MQVLYQSDRYVVLSLDLPAGTPQRDAQGRPLPAGLQRGSFEILDKTAGRDLFLEGALAESFREGALALAASEPDEEAIEAYLAGYSHLPSQPLVQH
- a CDS encoding group I truncated hemoglobin, with translation MRQTKMMLLCRCAAPWVLAMGLIGTGLPAVQAAAPAAPTLYSQLGGEAAIAKVIDTFLTVVGGDPRIAPSFAGANLPRLRTLLVEQVCEATGGPCKYTGRDMKSSHAGMGITEAQFNALAEALYTAMDREGVPYALQNRLMALLAPMHRDIVTR
- a CDS encoding DUF3108 domain-containing protein is translated as MRSRFLRPRLLLLALAVLGLHLLLLRHCATPDGPPPPAAPPPAVLSVQTAPPQAPAPPPAAAPEPPAPVDPEPPAPAAPGQDAAPAAASAPRPAAPPASIPVAKPPTRPRPPRPADPPPPAAQPVPAATPLAPAAPAAEAGERPAAAAPVRDALAPLPPTRIPPPTRWSYRLSRGGLVGEGSLDWAPGPQGYTLALRGELPLIGTVLTQVSRGGFDAAGLAPLRFTDRRLRRPEQAANFRREAGQPLQVSFSGPPTVHSLPPGSQDRLSVMVQIAALAAAWTQPPESPFVLHVVGARGDLAEWHLRVIGEEKLRLVGGETVRALKLLREPDGEHDTRAELWLDPAHGHLPIRIRLSDGRGEPLDLLRKTGEAPAAPTP
- a CDS encoding homocysteine S-methyltransferase family protein; translated protein: MPTPLPIERRPYTRGAALAEQMAKRIVILDGAMGTMIQRYKLGEADYRGERFKDHPRDLKGNNELLVFTRPDVISAIHEGYLAAGADLIETNTFGATTVAQEDYDLASVAREMNVAGARLARAACDKFSTPDKPRFVAGAFGPTPKTASISPDVNDPGARNVDFETLRAAYYEQGEALLEGGADVFLVETIFDTLNAKAAIFAIDELFEATGERLPIIISGTVTDASGRILSGQTVTAFWHSVRHAHPIAIGLNCALGAALMRPYIEELHKAAPDVYLSCYPNAGLPNPMSDTGFDETPEVTGRMVEGFAQAGFLNIAGGCCGTTPEHIAEIAKRVSAYRPRALRSGWLSSLREEA
- a CDS encoding PhaM family polyhydroxyalkanoate granule multifunctional regulatory protein, with translation MASPAPDFSTMVPGFDFLQTLMKGASSALPGVGQWVAPTLDPQELEKRIDELRTVQFWLEQNARLIGTTIQALEVQRMTLTTLKTMNVQVADLREALRIKPLTPPAPAPAAAAEAAPPAEEAPAPPRLIDPTQWWSALTQQFTEIATQAVKDAAVDPAKLMQQGLDAAQSLQAGLAPVREAAEAAVRSASARPAADRAEGGSDDAAPPAKPARKAAAKRSPAASASPTRRR
- a CDS encoding DUF3034 family protein → MNHSILSLAIGGCLALGAALPAAAFTPPDQGRLLLTGGVSALDGAAGGGLSTWALIGGYGTRDSYSVQARHTSLFTQDYRLSSPGLSVSFGNRVELSYARLRLDENGGALEGARIELDSVGVKLRVFGDAILDQDKPWPQISVGLQHKRNRGIQGLGALDDARDIGARRNSDTDLYVAASKLLLDKSLLLNGTVRFTRANQYGLAGFGGDLGDSHKPEFEGAVAWLLRRDLAVGAEYRTKPRNLGVDREDSAYSLFAAWAPNKHTSVTLAYADVGPILSGTAASPLNQRDQRGVYLSFQLGY
- the metH gene encoding methionine synthase; the protein is MRLSGLEPVALDRGALFVNIGERTNVTGSKAFARMILEGRYEDALAVARQQVENGAQVIDINMDEAMLDSQAAMVRFLNLIAGEPEIAKVPIMIDSSKWSVIEAGLRCIQGKGIVNSISLKEGEAEFKRQATLVKRYGAATVVMAFDEQGQADTFARKTEICARAYRILVDEVGFPPEDIVFDPNIFAIATGIEEHDNYAVDFINATRWIKQNLPGAKVSGGVSNVSFSFRGNDPVREAIHTVFLYHAIQAGMDMGIVNAGMVGVYDDLDAELRERVEDVVLNRRKDAGERLIEIADRAKSAGKDDSARNAWRALPIEERLSHALVHGINEFIVEDTETMWQQIAAGGGRPLHVIEGPLMAGMNVVGDLFGQGKMFLPQVVKSARVMKQAVAHLLPYIEAEKKALIDAGGEAKPKGKIVIATVKGDVHDIGKNIVTVVLQCNNFEVVNMGVMVPCQDILKKAKEEGADIIGLSGLITPSLEEMQHVAAEMERDDWFRTRGTPLLIGGATCSRVHTAVKIAPKYTGPVVYVPDASRSVGVCAELLSDERAKAYIAELHRDYDKVREQHANKKATPMVTLAQARANKTPIDWSAWQPTVPSFLGRRVFRNVDLNELAACIDWGPFFQTWDLAGPFPAILKDEIVGAEAQRVFSDGKRMLKRAIDGRWLQAHGVVGLYAAQQVEDDDIAFYADEARAEPVLVWHGLRMQSERPVVDGVARPNRCLSDFVAPAGAAKDYAGMFAVGIFGADAKARAFEADHDDYSAIMIKALADRLAEAFAERLHQRVRTEFWGYAAGEQLSNEALIAEQYQGIRPAPGYPACPDHTVKRAMFELLAAQDIGMGLTEHLAMTPASAVSGFYIAHPEAAYFNVGKVGEDQLADWSRRNALDEDAARRALSPVL
- a CDS encoding FIST signal transduction protein, producing MKAARLPPAAPVFAEAHASHPDASMALGLALAQLEAHAPAAPTLGWCYLSEAHAGQAEALLAALGRQWPGVAWVGATGLGVCAGGVEYFEEPAVVLMLCDLPRAHFRVFSGRQPLPPAELFPAHVAQVHADPATPDLDELIEELSQRMASGYVFGGLASARSRALSFADGVCVGGLSGVAFDAEIALVSRVSQGCQPIGPAHRIDAAEKQIVQRLDGEPAFDVLLRELGLSEDRPREMLVELRQTLVALGEAEGGPRRGGSFGPEERVRHLIGLDPGRRAIAVAEAVEHGQTLSFCRRNTEAARRDLLRIGAEIRSTLEPEELPLDGSAPVGGRRMLAALYASCTGRGGPHFGAPSAELELLRHALGGQALPLAGFFAAGEIGHHRLYGYTGVLTVFTAPA
- a CDS encoding sensor histidine kinase, which translates into the protein MFRTRLQQALAILAVASLLQGALGLWALDVASDKVIRGRVASDIHNAFINLAADKQRLRAWLSRSLLLDVQADGVERARLVNAMKANLQRVARLSVETQIMDGSDSLALREHQLREEAVTLLTRSIDELSQRLDALPASGARPDPARLLMDLDAVFDRLDGRDLRSLLAAVISREETALARQREQADASLRTVRNLVVGATLTLSGLAFALALHFSRALRRPLEALITGADALKQGELSHRIPDDRNDEFGQFARRVNAMAAELQQRRQDERDARRQLEELVQGRTAELQQALAALQQIDARRRQLFADISHELRTPTTAIRGEAEITLRGRDKQVDEYKTSLRNIADSARQLGVVIDDLLILARTDVENLALARTPIDAQDVLREALNEAQTLGQERGIHWALEVTSEPLPMLADSRRLRQLLMLILDNAVRYSRDQQTVRVLVRRQPEGGDNPTWLFEVRDQGIGIAPEDVPLVFQRNFRGAHARAHQAQGNGLGLPLADVLCRAHGGKIVLQSELGRGTVVSVTLPLHALEDATPALPNYS
- a CDS encoding retropepsin-like aspartic protease family protein; translated protein: MPSTLKIATVWLLLGLAVFLGFQALERERSRPALRIETDGAITLHRAADGHYHWPGSVNGQPVDFLVDTGASRSALPQALAQAAGLKALGIVHSDTAGGRAQGWQARAQLALEGGLRAEDWPVTVLPALQTPLLGMDLLGRMDWQQSGDTLTLRPR